The genomic interval TAGAGCTGACTGGATACAGGATGACTGGAGCGTTGTCGTTCTGATCCAGAATGAACACGTTCACTGTGACGTTGCTGCTTAGTGACGGAGTTCCAGAATCTGTGGCAACAACTTGGAACTGGAACGTTTTCAGAGTTTCAAAGTCAAAACTTTTTAGAGCCAAAATATCTCCTTTTTCAGAGTTTATGTTGAGAAAAGAAGTAACTTTATTATCTTCCCTTCCATCTCTGAGAATATGATAGGAAATAAGTGCATTGTCTCCCTCGTCACGATCAGAGGCTCttacagaaaacacagaggCTCCTGGCTCATTAGCTTCAGTGACATAGAAAGTATATGGACTCAGTGAAAACTCTGGACTGTTGTCATTCACATCTGACACCACAACGCGTATTGTCTTCTCAGACGACAACGAAGGCTGTCCAGCGTCTTTTGCAGTTATTGTCAGatcatattgtgactttttctcCCTGTCTAGATGAGATTTCGTtactaatgaatacattttgtcTTGTAATGATGGTGATAAAGCAAAAGGAGCATCCTCACTTATGGAGCAAATAACTTTTCCATTGAGACCAGAGTCCAAGTCATTTACACTGATAAGAGCAACTGTAGTTCCAGGTCTGGAATCTTCAGGGATGGAGCTTGAAAAGGAAGTAACTTCAATCTCAGGTGCATTATCATTCACGTCTATTATCTTAATAATGACGCTTTTCTCTGTAGTTAGCGGAACAAGACCTTTATCTGATGCTTCAATTTCAATTTCGTACTTGTCCTTTTGCTCATAGTCTATTAAACCTTTGACAGTTATGTCGCCTGTTGATGGATTGATATCAAAAATCGTAAATAACTTATTACTCACACTGCTACCGAATGAGTAATACACCTCTCCATTCTGACCTTCATCTAAATCAGTTGCATTCACTTGTATGACTGTTGTGCCCACTGGAGCATTTTCAGAGAGCGTAACAGAGTAAACATCTTGAGAAAAATTAGGTGTGTTATCATTAACATCTAAAACGTTTACTACAATAGTCATAGTACCAGATTTCGGAGGTTTCCCTCCATCCAGTGCAGTCAGAACTAATGACTTAATTCCTGCTGCTTCCCTATCCAAAGCTTTTTGCAAAACCAATATTGGTATTTTACCATCTTCTCCTTTATCTTTAACTTCCAAACGGAAGTGGTCGTTGTGACTGAGTTTATATTGTTGCACAGAGAATTGACCACTGTCTGAATCCCGTGAAGGTTTCAGCTGAAATCGTGCTCCAGGTAACACAGACTCAAAAATTTCCAAccgtctctcttcctctgggAAACTGGGAGAATGGTCATTTATATCCAACACTTCTACTCCTACGTAGTGGACCTCCAGTGGGTTTTCTAGCACGGTTTTCAGATTTATTAAACACGTACTGCTCTGCGCGCACACCTCTTCTCTGTCAATCTTTCGGCTcacatgcaggacaccatcgtTCTGATTTACATGGAAAAGAGGATCCGCATTACTAGAAACAATCCGATACTTCCTTTCTTTCAGTGTGCTTTTATCGAATCCCAGATCTTTAGCTATATTTCCAACCACAGTTCCTTCGTTCACTTCCTCAGAGATGGAATATCGTATTTGCGCCGAAGCCACGCTCCACAAAAGCACAGCAACCACGCAGCCGACCAAACATCCTCTCTCCCTTCGTCTCTCGTATCTTCTTTGTTCCATGGTTAAACCCGAAAACATCAGTAATTcctcacaaaaacaacaactgcgTTATAATGACCAAATCCAACTCTTCCAAGTGTGAAAATATTCATCCTCCTCTTATAACGACAGACATGACGATAAATGGAGTATTTCCAAAGGCAGCAGTGAGCTCAGAAACGACCGTGTTAATATCGGACTGAGGAAGCTATCAGGAGGAGGAACCAAAATGCGCTGAcgacacacacatttaatgcTGACTTTTTCTATTACACTGACACCATGCGA from Sebastes fasciatus isolate fSebFas1 chromosome 10, fSebFas1.pri, whole genome shotgun sequence carries:
- the LOC141775498 gene encoding protocadherin alpha-8-like codes for the protein MFSGLTMEQRRYERRRERGCLVGCVVAVLLWSVASAQIRYSISEEVNEGTVVGNIAKDLGFDKSTLKERKYRIVSSNADPLFHVNQNDGVLHVSRKIDREEVCAQSSTCLINLKTVLENPLEVHYVGVEVLDINDHSPSFPEEERRLEIFESVLPGARFQLKPSRDSDSGQFSVQQYKLSHNDHFRLEVKDKGEDGKIPILVLQKALDREAAGIKSLVLTALDGGKPPKSGTMTIVVNVLDVNDNTPNFSQDVYSVTLSENAPVGTTVIQVNATDLDEGQNGEVYYSFGSSVSNKLFTIFDINPSTGDITVKGLIDYEQKDKYEIEIEASDKGLVPLTTEKSVIIKIIDVNDNAPEIEVTSFSSSIPEDSRPGTTVALISVNDLDSGLNGKVICSISEDAPFALSPSLQDKMYSLVTKSHLDREKKSQYDLTITAKDAGQPSLSSEKTIRVVVSDVNDNSPEFSLSPYTFYVTEANEPGASVFSVRASDRDEGDNALISYHILRDGREDNKVTSFLNINSEKGDILALKSFDFETLKTFQFQVVATDSGTPSLSSNVTVNVFILDQNDNAPVILYPVSSNGSAEGVEEIPRNVNAGHLVTKVRAYDADIGYNGWLLFSLQEVTDHSLFALDRYTGQIRTLRSFTETDEAEHKLVILVKDNGNVSLSATATVIVKVVEPKEAFAASDVKSATKVDEEDNVTFYLIITLGSVSVLFLISIIVLIAMQCSKSTDYTSKYLPEPNYDGTLCHSIQYRSGDKRYMLVGPRMSIGSTIVPGSHANTLVLPDRRSATAEVRHI